A region of Lycium barbarum isolate Lr01 chromosome 3, ASM1917538v2, whole genome shotgun sequence DNA encodes the following proteins:
- the LOC132631999 gene encoding ribulose bisphosphate carboxylase small subunit, chloroplastic 3-like yields the protein MSVSSFPAPITGGSTYVGLKSNSSKLFPAKDSTITWGQKTISNGSKTYCMKTWNPIDNKKFETLSYLPPQSEDSIAKEVDYMIKKGWIPCLEFDQVGYVHRENSSMPGYYDGRYWTLWKLPMFGCNDSSQVLNEIQECKKAYPNAFIRCLAFDNVKQTQCMAFLIQKPAA from the exons ATGTCTGTCTCAAGTTTTCCAGCTCCAATTACTGGTGGATCAACCTATGTTGGTTTAAAATCCAACAGCTCCAAGCTTTTTCCTGCTAAAGATAGTACAATCACTTGGGGTCAAAAAACTATTTCCAATGGGTCTAAAACTTATTGCATGAAG ACTTGGAATCCGATCGACAATAAGAAGTTTGAGAcactgtcatatctgccacctcAATCAGAAGACTCTATTGCAAAGGAGGTTGATTACATGATAAAAAAGggttggattccttgccttgaaTTTGATCAG GTGGGATATGTGCATAGGGAAAATAGCAGCATGCCAGGGTACTATGATGGGAGGTACTGGACACTCTGGAAGTTGCCCATGTTTGGCTGCAATGACTCTTCTCAAGTTCTCAATGAAATCCAAGAATGCAAGAAAGCTTACCCAAATGCTTTTATTCGTTGTTTAGCATTTGACAATGTTAAACAGACGCAGTGCATGGCCTTTCTCATTCAAAAACCTGCAGCATAA
- the LOC132632000 gene encoding ribulose bisphosphate carboxylase small subunit, chloroplastic 3-like, giving the protein MSVSSFAAPITGGSTYVGLKSNSSKLFPAKDSTITWGQKTISNGSKTYCMKTWNPIDNKKFETLSYLPPQSEDSIAKEVDYMIKKGWIPCLEFDQVGYVHRENSSMPGYYDGRYWTLWKLPMFGCNDSSQVLNEIQECKKAYPNAFIRCLAFDNVKQTQCMAFLIQKPAA; this is encoded by the exons ATGTCTGTCTCAAGTTTTGCAGCTCCAATTACTGGTGGATCAACCTATGTTGGTTTAAAATCCAACAGCTCCAAGCTTTTTCCTGCTAAAGATAGTACAATCACTTGGGGTCAAAAAACTATTTCAAATGGGTCTAAAACTTATTGCATGAAG ACTTGGAATCCGATCGACAATAAGAAGTTTGAGAcactgtcatatctgccacctcAATCAGAAGACTCTATTGCAAAGGAGGTTGATTACATGATAAAAAAGggttggattccttgccttgaaTTTGATCAG GTGGGATATGTGCATAGGGAAAATAGCAGCATGCCAGGGTACTATGATGGGAGGTACTGGACACTCTGGAAGTTGCCCATGTTTGGCTGCAATGACTCTTCTCAAGTTCTCAATGAAATCCAAGAATGCAAGAAAGCTTACCCAAATGCTTTTATTCGTTGTTTAGCATTTGACAATGTTAAACAGACGCAGTGCATGGCCTTTCTCATTCAAAAACCTGCAGCATAA